Genomic DNA from Thermosipho ferrireducens:
CATCGAAAAAGAGAATGGATCTTGGGTCTCCACCATGTTCACCACAAACTCCTACTTTTAGATCATTTCTTGTACTTTTACCTCTTTCTGTACCGAGCTTTACTAATTGCCCTACACCTTCCCAATCTAAACTTTTAAATGGATCGTGTTCAAGAATACCTTTTTCAAGATATTCTGGCAAGAATTTTCCAACGTCATCTCGGCTGAATCCAAATGTCATCTGAGTAAGGTCGTTGGTTCCAAAGCTGAAAAATTCCGCTTCTTGTGCAATTTGATCTGCAGTGATGGCAGCTCTTGGAATTTCAATCATTGTACCAACCTTGTATGTTAAATCTATATTTGCGTCTTTTATAAGTGAGTCAGCTGTTTCTACAACTACTTTTTTAACGTATTTTAATTCGTTTATGTGTCCCACAAGAGGGATCATTATTTCCGGGATAACGTCTATTCCTTCCTCTTTTTTGAGCTCAATTGCAGCGGAAATTATAGCTTTTGTTTGCATAACTGCAATTTCTGGATATGTAATGGTTAACCTACAGCCCCTGTGACCAAGCATTGGATTTAATTCATGGAGTTGTTCCACTACAGATTTTAATTCATCTACACTAATTCCTATTTGTTCAGCTACTTCTTTCATCTGTTCTTCGTCATTTGGAAGGAATTCGTGAAGAGGAGGATCAATAAGTCTTATTGTAACAGGTAAACCTTTCATTGTTCTGAAAAGGCCTTTGAAATCCTCTTTTTGAAGAGGAAGAAGTTCTTCAAGTGCTGCTTCACGTTGTTCTTTTGTTTTTGCTACAATCATTCTTCTTACTTTTGGGATTCTATCTTTCTCAAAGAACATATGTTCAGTTCTACAAAGTCCGATGCCTTCTGCACCAAAATCTCTCGCTACTTTTGCATCTCTTGGAATATCAGCGTTTGTTCTTACACCAAGTCTTCTGATCTCATCGGCCCAGCTTAAGAGTTCTGCAACAGGACCTTCAAGCCCTTGTGGCTTTACAGTGGTTATTTTACCAAGGTACACATTACCTGTTGTTCCATCAATTGAGATCCAATCTCCTTCTTTTACCGTTACACCATTGACACGGAATTCCAGAGCATTTTCATCAACAACTATTTCTTCGGCACCAACAACGGCGGGTTTACCCATACCTCTTGCAACAACCGCAGCGTGAGATGTCATTCCACCGCGTGCAGTTAAAATACCTTCAGCTGCATTCATACCTCCAACGTCTTCTGGGCTTGTTTCAGGTCTAACAAGAATTACCTTTTCGCCTTCAGCTGTTTTTTCCTCCGCCTTTGCTGCGTCAAAATATACTTTTCCTGTAGCTGCACCCGGAGAAGCTGGCAATCCTTTTGCTATTACTTTAACATTTTTCAACTCGTTTTCGTCGAATTTTGCGTGAAGAACTTTTTCTATATCTTCAGGTCTTACTCGCATTACAGCCGTTTCTTTATCAATTAAATTTTCATGAACAAGGTCAACAGCAATTTTAATAGCAGCCTGACTGGTTCTCTTTCCGTTTCTTGTCTGGAGCAGGTAAAGTTTGCCTTTTTCTATAGTGAATTCTATATCCTGCATATCTTTATAATGCTTTTCGAGCTTTTCCATGATATTAAGAAGTTCGTTATAAACAGATTCATTGAATTTTTTCAATTCTTCCAATGGAACGGGAGTTCTTATACCTGCAACCACGTCTTCACCCTGTGCATTTTGTAAAAATTCTCCATAGGGTTTCTTTTCACCGGTGTTTGGATCTCTTGTAAAACAGACGCCAGTTCCACTGTCTTCACCCATATTACCAAAGACCATTGTAACAATATTAACAGCAGTTCCGAGTAATTCTCCTTCCTTAATATTGTTAATTTGTCTGTATTTAATAGCTCTTTCGTTCATCCATGAGCCGAATACAGCGTCAATAGCGGCCCATAGTTGTTTATATGCGTCTTGTGGAAATTCTTTCCCGTGTTTTTTATAAATTTCTTTATAATCTTCTACAAGTGCTTTTAAATCGTCTGCATCAAGTTCAACATCAAGTTTGACTCCTTTTGCTTCTTTTCTTGCCTCTAATGCCTTTTCAAATTCAGCGTGTGGAATACCAAGTGCTGTGTCACCAAACATTTGCAAAAATCTTCTGTAAGCATCATATGCGAATCTTTTATTGTTAGTTAATTTTGCAAGACCTTCCACTGTTTCATCGTTAAGACCAAGATTTAATATTGTGTCCATCATTCCAGGCATTGATACAGCAGCACCTGATCTAACTGAGACAAGAAGAGGATTGTTTGGATCTCCAAGTTTTTTACCGGTAACTGATTCCAGTTTCTTTAGGGCTTCATCCACTTCCTGTTTCAATGTTTCAGGATAAGTTTTTTCATGATCATAATAGTATTTACAAACTTCAGTGGAAATAGTAAAGCCAGGCGGAACAGGTATTCCAAGATTTGTCATTTCTGCAAGATTGGCGCCTTTACCGCCAAGAAGTTCTTTCATTTCAGCTTTACCTTCGGCTTGTCCGTTGGCGAAAAAGTATACCCATTTTTTTGACATCGTTACACCTCCTCAGATTCGGAAAGTTAAGTATCGGTAATATTTTAACATATCAGGATATCAGTTACGATTAATAATTGATAATTATATTTTTCTATTTTGTAACGATAGTTAATTTGAAAAATTTCAGAAACATCAAATTAAAAAAATGTGGAAATCACAAACGATTTCCACACATATTAGCAAAAATTTTTGTTGCAGCTTTGGCATGAAAATTGTGCCAATTAGATTTAAAGAGAAAGAATTTCGTATTCATTTTTTAATATATCTACAAAAAGTATTTTGTTTACTAATGCGTTAGAAAGATCTCCTTTTAATAGTTTTATGGTCTCATTAACCTGTAAAGAAGCAGTTATTATTACTGTGGGTGGAAAAACCTGTGGCTTGTTTTTCGTTGTAATACCAAAGTAAATTTCTTTGAGACTTTTTGTTTTTCCAGGGATAATTACAGTCACTTGAGCTCTGTATTCTTCAACTCCCCCATGAACAAAAGGGATACCTTTCTTTTCACACCAGCTTTCTAAAATAAATCTACTTTCAAAGTTGTCAAAGCAATCAATAACTATATCTATATTTTTTTCTAAATTAAAATTTTCATCAATCTCGTCAATAATGCTTAAAATTTCACATGATGGGTTTATGGAAAGTAATCTTTCTTTGGCAATTAAAGCTTTATGTTTTCCGAGGTCTTCTCTTGTGTATAATATTTGTCTGTTTAAATCTGGGGGATCAACAATCTTTGGATCAACAATTGTTATGTTGCTAAATCCCAATCTCACTAACAATTGAAGCACAGTGCTGCCCAATCCACCAGCTCCGGCAACCAGAACGTTTGTTTGACTTATTTTTTCCATAGTTTCTTTGCCTAATAGTTTTTCATGTCTTGATGTGTCAAGCATTATCCACCACCTACCGGCATTATGATTTGTAATTCCCCATCTTCAATGTTTTCCTGTTTTAAAATATTTTTTCCGTTGTTATGAACCACTACGGATGTTTTCATCTCTTTACCGTTGTCATCGATAACCAGAAACGTTTTCATATTTTCTTTGTCGATAATTAGTTTGATCTTTTTCCCGATTTTTTCCCCAGCCTGTTCTAAAATATTTTCTAATGTGTCGAAGTTTACTTCTATTTCTTTTATTCCTACAAAATATCGTATTCCACCTACAAATTTCACTATCATAGTTTTATCACCTCACTATCTATAAGTTAAAACCAAGCCCTGTCATTTTTTGTACATTCAATTTTTTTCTAAGTTCACTTTCAGAAATACCCGATTTTTTTGCAAGGATTTTCAGAGTTTTTTCTATATCCCATTTTGCCTGTTTAACAGCAGCTGAAACAATGTCATACCCAAAAATTTTTATAAGCGGGGTCAAATTTGAAAATGACGATTCAAGATTTTTTTCACATTTTTGATGGTTTACTTCTATTTTATCGATATATTTTGTTAATGCATCGCAGGCATTTTTTAAGAAATAAAGAGATTTTAGAGTGTAATGAACTATAATTGGTACAAATTGGTTTAATTCCAGATTTCCAAGGGAACAAGCGCTTGTTACAATAACATCGTTTCCAAACACCACATGAGAAAGCTGCATAACATATTCCGGAATTACTGGATTAATTTTTCCAGGCATTATGGAGCTACCTATTTGTACTGGTGGTGGTATTAATTCTCCAATAGCGGTGTGCGGACCACTTGACAATAGCCTTATATCGTTGGAAATTTTGTAAAGGTTAACGGCAGCAGATTTTAGTAAACCGTGGATTTCTGAGAAGACGTCTAAATTTTGTGTCATGTCAATTAAGTTTTCAGCTTTTGCTATTTTTACACCGGTTACCTGTCTGGTAATTTCTACAATTTTCAAGATGTAATCTTTTGGTGCACCAACGCCTGTTCCAATGGCAGTTCCACCTAAATTAACGCTTCTAATTCTTTCTTCAACTTTATTTAATCTCCACCTATCTCGAGCTAATGCGTCGGCCCATGCTCCAAATTCCTGCCCTAACATAATTGGGGGGCCATCCATAAGCTGTGTTCTTCCAACTTTTCTTATGGTATAATACTCTTTTTCTTTTTTTTGAATGATTTCTTGAAGTTTTATAACTGCCTGTATTAATTCTCTGAGCCTTAATATAACAGCTATTTTGCCCGCTGTTGGAAATGTGTCATTTGTGGATTGATGAAGATTTACGTGGTCAAATGGATTTACGAAATAACTTCCCAATTCTTTTCCAAGAATTTGGGAGGCACGATTTGCGATAATCTCATTAATGTTCATGTTGACTGCTGTGCCTGCACCACCAGAAAGTGGATCTACGATTATGCTCTTTTTTAACGTTTCCCATTCGTCGCATGCTTGAGTTATAGCATTTGCAATGTTTTCGGGTAAATAACCTAACTCTTTGTTTAGAATAGCTGCGGCTTTTTTGATCATAAAGTATGCCCATATGAATTTTTCATCAAACTGTTCGCCAGTTGTTGGAAAATTTTCAGTAGCCCTTTTCGAATTAATACCGTAAAAAGCGTTATCAGGTAGTTCAACTTCACCAAGATAGTCTTTTTCTTTTCTCATAATTTTTCACCACCTAAAAGTGGTTTCACCGCTCTGCTTAAAACTCCGTGAAGATAAGAAATGACTACCCCGTAATTTGTCATGGGAATTCCCAAACGTTTTGACATTCTGACGCGGCGCATCATGGCGTTTCTATTCATAACGCAACCACCACAGTGGATTATTAATTTTGCACCTGTAAGTTCTTCGAGTTCTGGCATATCAACACCTGCCCAGATTTTGAACTCCAGACTTGCTCCAGTATGGTTTATAAGCCATCTTGGAATCTTTACACGACCTATATCTTCTGTAAGAGGTCTATGGGTGCATCCTTCCATTATTATGACTTTATCACCGTCCTGGAGTTTTTCTATTTCTTTTACACTTTCTATAAAGTACTGAAGATCTCCTCTGTATCTT
This window encodes:
- a CDS encoding aspartate ammonia-lyase — translated: MRKEKDYLGEVELPDNAFYGINSKRATENFPTTGEQFDEKFIWAYFMIKKAAAILNKELGYLPENIANAITQACDEWETLKKSIIVDPLSGGAGTAVNMNINEIIANRASQILGKELGSYFVNPFDHVNLHQSTNDTFPTAGKIAVILRLRELIQAVIKLQEIIQKKEKEYYTIRKVGRTQLMDGPPIMLGQEFGAWADALARDRWRLNKVEERIRSVNLGGTAIGTGVGAPKDYILKIVEITRQVTGVKIAKAENLIDMTQNLDVFSEIHGLLKSAAVNLYKISNDIRLLSSGPHTAIGELIPPPVQIGSSIMPGKINPVIPEYVMQLSHVVFGNDVIVTSACSLGNLELNQFVPIIVHYTLKSLYFLKNACDALTKYIDKIEVNHQKCEKNLESSFSNLTPLIKIFGYDIVSAAVKQAKWDIEKTLKILAKKSGISESELRKKLNVQKMTGLGFNL
- a CDS encoding HesA/MoeB/ThiF family protein; this translates as MLDTSRHEKLLGKETMEKISQTNVLVAGAGGLGSTVLQLLVRLGFSNITIVDPKIVDPPDLNRQILYTREDLGKHKALIAKERLLSINPSCEILSIIDEIDENFNLEKNIDIVIDCFDNFESRFILESWCEKKGIPFVHGGVEEYRAQVTVIIPGKTKSLKEIYFGITTKNKPQVFPPTVIITASLQVNETIKLLKGDLSNALVNKILFVDILKNEYEILSL
- the ppdK gene encoding pyruvate, phosphate dikinase; translated protein: MSKKWVYFFANGQAEGKAEMKELLGGKGANLAEMTNLGIPVPPGFTISTEVCKYYYDHEKTYPETLKQEVDEALKKLESVTGKKLGDPNNPLLVSVRSGAAVSMPGMMDTILNLGLNDETVEGLAKLTNNKRFAYDAYRRFLQMFGDTALGIPHAEFEKALEARKEAKGVKLDVELDADDLKALVEDYKEIYKKHGKEFPQDAYKQLWAAIDAVFGSWMNERAIKYRQINNIKEGELLGTAVNIVTMVFGNMGEDSGTGVCFTRDPNTGEKKPYGEFLQNAQGEDVVAGIRTPVPLEELKKFNESVYNELLNIMEKLEKHYKDMQDIEFTIEKGKLYLLQTRNGKRTSQAAIKIAVDLVHENLIDKETAVMRVRPEDIEKVLHAKFDENELKNVKVIAKGLPASPGAATGKVYFDAAKAEEKTAEGEKVILVRPETSPEDVGGMNAAEGILTARGGMTSHAAVVARGMGKPAVVGAEEIVVDENALEFRVNGVTVKEGDWISIDGTTGNVYLGKITTVKPQGLEGPVAELLSWADEIRRLGVRTNADIPRDAKVARDFGAEGIGLCRTEHMFFEKDRIPKVRRMIVAKTKEQREAALEELLPLQKEDFKGLFRTMKGLPVTIRLIDPPLHEFLPNDEEQMKEVAEQIGISVDELKSVVEQLHELNPMLGHRGCRLTITYPEIAVMQTKAIISAAIELKKEEGIDVIPEIMIPLVGHINELKYVKKVVVETADSLIKDANIDLTYKVGTMIEIPRAAITADQIAQEAEFFSFGTNDLTQMTFGFSRDDVGKFLPEYLEKGILEHDPFKSLDWEGVGQLVKLGTERGKSTRNDLKVGVCGEHGGDPRSILFFDAAGLDYVSCSPYRVPVARLAAAQATIKNRK